One Thermoanaerobaculia bacterium DNA window includes the following coding sequences:
- a CDS encoding sulfatase codes for MSKRASRLALCGLLAWSLSCAPRAGEQSSSKSPVAGVRPNILLIVVDTLRADHLSAYGYARPTSPAIDALAARGMRFDRHRAQAPCTFPSMNSLLTSRPVETFFGQPQGDMSIPSGVTSVAELLRGDGYITAAFSASPIVRRNPSQFNQAGGFGRGFQLFDDDCVWKDARCINDRALAALARHRTGEPVFFLLHYIDPHGPYQAPGKGRKRFARRGGLKNLKPEVRAGISHAAAARLDRGEPAGVDAADIAHWVDLYDDEIAFVDARIGELVEAFENAAPPRGTIVAIAADHGESFLEHGTLAHCRSLYDTEIRTPWILAGPGIPQGAVRDALSENLDIVPTLLDLAGVTAGEKAFAGRSLAALIERGEAPPARLQTSAFSGWRAAFDGRHKLMVNETAGELRLFDLVQDPGERVDLAPAERRTAAALRRALAEQSPTPEAALEAARETERQLRALGYL; via the coding sequence ATGTCGAAACGCGCGTCCAGACTGGCCCTGTGCGGCCTGCTCGCCTGGAGCCTCTCGTGTGCTCCCCGCGCCGGGGAGCAGTCGTCGTCGAAGAGTCCGGTCGCCGGAGTGAGGCCCAACATCCTCCTCATCGTCGTCGACACGCTGCGTGCCGACCATCTCTCGGCCTACGGCTATGCGCGGCCGACCTCGCCGGCGATCGACGCGCTGGCGGCGCGCGGGATGCGCTTCGACCGCCATCGCGCCCAGGCGCCGTGCACCTTTCCTTCGATGAATTCGCTGCTCACCTCCCGGCCGGTCGAGACCTTTTTCGGCCAACCCCAGGGAGACATGAGTATTCCGTCCGGGGTGACCTCGGTCGCAGAGCTCCTGCGTGGCGACGGCTACATCACCGCCGCCTTCTCCGCCAGTCCGATCGTGCGCAGGAACCCGAGCCAGTTCAACCAGGCTGGCGGCTTCGGTCGGGGCTTCCAGCTCTTCGACGACGACTGCGTCTGGAAGGACGCTCGCTGCATCAACGACCGCGCGCTCGCGGCGCTGGCGCGACATCGGACCGGCGAACCGGTCTTCTTCCTGCTGCATTACATCGATCCGCACGGTCCCTACCAGGCGCCCGGCAAAGGAAGGAAGCGTTTCGCCCGGCGCGGTGGGCTGAAGAACCTGAAGCCGGAAGTGCGCGCCGGCATCTCGCACGCCGCGGCCGCCCGCCTCGACCGCGGCGAGCCCGCGGGAGTCGATGCCGCGGACATCGCGCACTGGGTGGACCTCTACGACGACGAGATCGCCTTCGTGGACGCGCGGATCGGCGAGCTCGTCGAGGCCTTCGAGAACGCCGCGCCGCCCCGCGGTACGATCGTCGCCATCGCCGCCGACCACGGCGAGAGCTTCCTCGAGCACGGCACCCTCGCCCACTGCCGTTCGCTCTACGACACCGAGATCCGCACCCCCTGGATTCTCGCCGGCCCGGGTATCCCGCAGGGCGCGGTCCGCGACGCCCTCTCCGAGAACCTCGACATCGTGCCGACGCTGCTCGATCTCGCCGGCGTCACGGCCGGAGAAAAGGCCTTCGCCGGGCGCTCGCTCGCCGCCCTGATCGAGCGCGGCGAGGCGCCGCCGGCGAGGCTGCAGACCAGCGCCTTCTCCGGATGGCGTGCGGCGTTCGACGGGCGCCACAAGCTGATGGTGAACGAAACGGCCGGGGAGCTCCGGCTCTTCGACCTCGTGCAAGACCCGGGCGAGCGCGTCGATCTCGCCCCCGCCGAGCGCCGCACCGCCGCCGCCCTGCGCCGCGCCCTCGCCGAACAGAGCCCCACCCCCGAAGCCGCCCTCGAAGCCGCGCGCGAAACCGAGCGCCAGCTGCGCGCCCTCGGTTACCTCTGA
- a CDS encoding exo-alpha-sialidase has product MSGVRVLVGTKKGAFVLTADGKRDKWNIAGPLFGGWEIYHLKGSPADPNRLYASQSSGWFGQVIQRSDDGGQSWEAVGNQFAYDGTPGTHLWYDGTQHPWEFKRVWHLEPSLSDPDTVYAGVEDAALFRTTDGGRTWLELAGLRGHESGARWQPGAGGMGLHTILLDTVHPGRIFIAISAAGVFRSDDAGTTWRPVNRGLKSEFMPDPTAEVGHCVHRIAMHPSRPQTLFMQKHWDVMRSDDAGESWHEVSGNLPSDFGFPIDVHAHEPETIYVVPIESDSLHYPPEGRLRVYRSRSGGNEWEALTHGLPQKDCYVNVLREAMAVDSLDSCGIYFGTTGGQVYASPDGGDHWTAIARDLPAVLSVEVQTLP; this is encoded by the coding sequence ATGAGCGGAGTTCGTGTTTTGGTGGGGACGAAAAAGGGCGCATTCGTGCTGACGGCCGACGGCAAGCGTGACAAGTGGAATATCGCCGGGCCCCTCTTCGGCGGTTGGGAGATCTACCACCTCAAAGGCTCGCCGGCCGACCCGAACCGGCTCTACGCCTCGCAGTCCTCCGGCTGGTTCGGGCAGGTCATCCAGCGCTCCGACGACGGCGGCCAGAGCTGGGAGGCGGTCGGCAACCAGTTCGCCTACGACGGCACCCCCGGCACCCACCTCTGGTACGACGGCACCCAGCATCCGTGGGAGTTCAAGCGCGTCTGGCACCTCGAGCCTTCGCTCAGCGACCCCGACACGGTGTACGCCGGCGTCGAGGACGCCGCTCTCTTCCGGACCACCGACGGTGGGCGGACCTGGCTCGAGCTCGCGGGCCTCCGCGGTCACGAGTCCGGGGCGCGCTGGCAGCCCGGCGCGGGCGGCATGGGACTGCACACGATCCTCCTCGATACGGTCCACCCCGGCCGGATCTTCATCGCCATCTCCGCCGCCGGCGTCTTCCGGAGCGACGATGCCGGCACGACCTGGCGGCCGGTGAACCGGGGCCTCAAGTCGGAGTTCATGCCCGACCCGACCGCCGAGGTCGGCCACTGCGTGCACCGCATCGCGATGCATCCTTCGCGGCCGCAGACGCTCTTCATGCAGAAGCACTGGGACGTCATGAGGAGCGACGACGCCGGCGAGTCCTGGCACGAGGTGAGTGGAAACCTGCCCTCCGACTTCGGATTTCCGATCGACGTCCACGCGCACGAGCCGGAGACGATCTACGTCGTGCCGATCGAGAGCGACTCGCTGCACTATCCGCCGGAGGGCAGGCTCCGCGTCTACCGCAGCAGGAGCGGCGGCAACGAATGGGAGGCGCTCACGCACGGCCTGCCGCAGAAGGACTGCTACGTCAACGTGCTGCGCGAGGCGATGGCGGTGGACTCGCTCGACAGCTGCGGCATCTACTTCGGGACCACCGGCGGCCAGGTCTACGCCTCGCCGGACGGCGGCGACCATTGGACCGCCATCGCGCGCGACCTGCCGGCGGTGCTCTCGGTCGAGGTCCAGACCCTGCCGTGA
- a CDS encoding SDR family oxidoreductase translates to MRVLIVGASGGTGRALLAQALARGHEVTALVRDTAKLALRHEHLRVVQGDVLDPVSVDAAVAGQEAVLSALGHKRFMIPTRILSDGTRNLLQAMERHGVRRYIGMSALGVGDSWWRMGLYYTLFVTPVILQFYFWDKRRQERLIRSSELDWTIVRPGALTNGRPRGAWRTGPTIGNPIWTVRIARADVAHFVLDQLASTKHLRQTVAIAW, encoded by the coding sequence ATGAGAGTCCTCATCGTCGGAGCCTCCGGAGGGACAGGGCGGGCACTGCTCGCGCAGGCGCTCGCGCGCGGACACGAGGTCACGGCTCTGGTCCGCGACACCGCGAAGCTCGCGCTGCGCCACGAGCACCTCCGCGTCGTGCAGGGGGACGTCCTCGATCCTGTTTCGGTCGATGCCGCGGTCGCCGGGCAGGAGGCGGTCCTTTCGGCCCTGGGCCACAAGCGGTTCATGATTCCGACCCGGATCCTCTCCGACGGGACACGCAATCTCCTTCAGGCGATGGAGCGCCACGGCGTCCGTCGTTACATCGGCATGAGCGCGCTCGGCGTCGGCGACAGCTGGTGGCGCATGGGCCTCTACTACACGCTCTTCGTCACTCCGGTCATCTTGCAGTTCTACTTCTGGGACAAGCGGCGCCAGGAGCGGCTCATCCGTTCGAGCGAACTCGACTGGACGATCGTCCGCCCCGGCGCGCTCACCAACGGCAGGCCGCGCGGGGCGTGGCGCACCGGCCCGACGATCGGCAACCCGATCTGGACGGTGCGGATCGCGCGCGCCGACGTCGCCCATTTCGTTCTCGACCAGCTCGCGAGTACGAAGCACCTCCGCCAGACCGTCGCGATCGCCTGGTGA
- a CDS encoding beta-lactamase family protein: protein MVAILTGPADDAAAIEPLVAANWAASALAQRPASERAKALAGVRVDLGAAQLVRIVRQNADELQMIFRSQAKGLWLTVGMKLEPGSPGGIVSASMQLDSNPPADAGAAAGPRLSPAQAIAQAAARIDELAAQDAFSGVVLIAHDGRVELEKAAGMADRERGVPNGASTRFNIGSITKAFTRVLISALAAEGKLALDDTLIRHLPDYPDRSIAEQVTLRQLIEHRAGLGDIFNERFTPEVSSGLRTLSDHLTLFTGKPLEFEPGTAQRYSNAGYVVLGLVVERITGMSFADAARERIFAPAGMAASGWLRRDALPGDAAVGYTREGWQEEAQGRRLPDPPTRSRAPLAPRHANSLDLPAIGSSAGGSYSSARDLLAFDRALAAKRLGAPESYAQQGGLGAAGGTVGANATLESDWGSGWTVIVLENIDPPAAERLTRELRELVARIETVPGG from the coding sequence ATGGTCGCGATCCTGACCGGGCCGGCCGACGACGCGGCGGCGATCGAGCCGCTCGTGGCGGCGAACTGGGCGGCCTCCGCGCTCGCTCAGCGTCCGGCGAGCGAGCGGGCGAAGGCGCTTGCCGGCGTGCGCGTGGATCTCGGAGCCGCGCAACTGGTGCGAATCGTGCGCCAGAACGCCGACGAGCTGCAGATGATCTTCCGCTCGCAGGCGAAAGGGCTCTGGTTGACGGTCGGGATGAAGCTCGAGCCCGGGTCGCCGGGCGGCATCGTCTCGGCCTCGATGCAGCTCGACTCGAACCCACCGGCCGATGCCGGCGCAGCCGCGGGCCCGAGGCTCTCTCCCGCGCAGGCGATCGCGCAGGCGGCGGCGCGGATCGACGAGCTCGCGGCGCAGGATGCCTTCTCCGGCGTTGTTCTGATCGCCCACGACGGCAGGGTCGAGCTCGAGAAGGCGGCGGGGATGGCAGATCGCGAGCGTGGAGTCCCGAACGGCGCGTCGACACGCTTCAACATCGGGTCGATCACCAAGGCTTTCACCCGAGTGCTGATCTCCGCGCTCGCGGCGGAAGGGAAGCTCGCACTCGACGACACGCTCATTCGCCATCTGCCCGATTATCCGGATCGGTCGATCGCCGAGCAGGTCACGCTGCGCCAGTTGATCGAGCACCGCGCAGGGCTCGGAGACATCTTCAACGAGCGCTTCACGCCGGAGGTCTCCTCGGGGCTGCGCACGCTCAGCGATCATCTGACTCTCTTCACGGGCAAGCCGCTCGAGTTCGAGCCCGGGACCGCGCAGCGCTATTCGAACGCCGGCTATGTCGTCCTCGGCCTGGTAGTCGAGCGGATCACGGGCATGAGCTTCGCCGACGCGGCGCGCGAGCGGATCTTCGCACCGGCTGGAATGGCGGCTTCCGGTTGGCTCCGGCGCGACGCCTTGCCCGGCGACGCTGCGGTCGGCTACACCCGCGAGGGCTGGCAGGAGGAGGCGCAGGGTCGGCGACTGCCGGATCCTCCAACCCGCTCGCGAGCGCCGCTGGCGCCGCGCCACGCGAATTCTCTGGACCTGCCGGCGATCGGCAGCTCCGCCGGCGGGAGCTACTCCTCCGCGCGGGATCTGCTGGCTTTCGATCGCGCGCTCGCTGCCAAGCGGTTGGGTGCACCGGAGAGCTACGCGCAACAGGGCGGCCTCGGTGCCGCCGGCGGGACGGTCGGCGCCAATGCGACGCTGGAGAGTGACTGGGGCAGCGGCTGGACCGTCATCGTGCTCGAGAATATCGACCCACCTGCCGCCGAGCGCCTGACGCGCGAGCTCCGGGAGCTCGTCGCACGCATCGAGACGGTTCCGGGCGGCTGA
- a CDS encoding MoaD/ThiS family protein has product MAVTAAARRIRVALPAHLRTLAGVGGEVALEVHDPVTVATVLDALEASFPVLRGTIRDHVTRQRRPFLRFFACMEDLSNEPTDLPLPAAVVAGSEPLLVVGAIAGG; this is encoded by the coding sequence ATGGCTGTGACCGCCGCCGCCCGCCGGATCCGCGTCGCCCTCCCCGCTCATCTGCGGACGCTAGCCGGGGTGGGCGGCGAGGTCGCCCTCGAGGTCCACGACCCGGTGACGGTCGCTACGGTGCTCGACGCGCTCGAGGCCTCGTTCCCCGTGCTGCGCGGCACCATCCGCGATCACGTCACGCGGCAGCGCCGGCCGTTTCTGCGCTTCTTCGCCTGCATGGAGGACCTCTCGAACGAGCCGACCGACCTCCCTCTCCCCGCCGCTGTCGTGGCCGGCAGCGAGCCGCTCCTGGTCGTCGGCGCGATCGCCGGCGGATAG
- a CDS encoding SRPBCC family protein: protein MTQRSVVHGTFTLERIYPASPERVFSAWADQKSKARWFAIVERWEILEYRLDFQVGGREIWRGGPQGETVHRNETIFRDIVPNRRIIYAYDMFVGDTRHSVSLATVLFEPHAEGTRLTFTEQGAYLDGVSDGPEGRLHGWGVLLDSLTTEVAGGLASG, encoded by the coding sequence ATGACCCAGCGATCCGTCGTTCACGGCACTTTCACCCTCGAACGAATCTACCCGGCCTCTCCGGAGCGCGTCTTCTCCGCCTGGGCTGACCAGAAGTCCAAGGCGCGCTGGTTCGCCATCGTCGAGCGCTGGGAGATCCTCGAATACAGACTCGACTTTCAGGTCGGTGGCCGCGAGATCTGGCGCGGCGGGCCGCAGGGCGAAACGGTTCACCGCAACGAGACGATCTTCCGCGACATCGTCCCCAACCGGCGCATCATCTACGCCTACGACATGTTCGTGGGCGACACCCGGCACTCGGTTTCTCTCGCGACCGTCCTCTTCGAACCGCACGCCGAAGGGACGCGGCTGACCTTCACGGAGCAGGGTGCCTACCTCGACGGCGTCTCCGACGGCCCCGAGGGCCGGCTGCATGGCTGGGGAGTGTTGCTCGACTCGCTGACGACCGAAGTCGCAGGCGGCCTGGCATCAGGCTGA
- a CDS encoding helix-turn-helix transcriptional regulator, whose product MLNQQTAAPTRPPLDLVFQALADPTRRGIVERLTRGPASVSELAAPLAMSLPAVFQHLQVLEASGLVSSRKVGRVRTCQVEPQALRSAESWISERRTTWEKRLDRLGEFLAQSDDDPPSSQRKRPAKENGE is encoded by the coding sequence ATGCTTAACCAACAGACCGCAGCCCCCACGAGACCGCCGCTCGATCTGGTGTTTCAGGCCCTCGCCGATCCGACCCGCCGAGGGATCGTCGAACGGCTGACGCGCGGGCCGGCCTCGGTCTCGGAGCTCGCGGCGCCGCTCGCGATGTCGCTGCCGGCGGTCTTCCAGCATCTCCAGGTGCTGGAGGCTTCTGGCCTCGTCTCGTCGCGCAAGGTCGGGCGAGTCCGCACCTGCCAGGTCGAGCCGCAGGCGCTGCGCTCGGCCGAGAGCTGGATCAGCGAGCGCCGGACGACATGGGAGAAGCGCCTCGATCGCCTGGGCGAGTTCCTGGCGCAGTCGGACGATGACCCGCCTTCCTCTCAACGCAAGCGACCCGCAAAGGAGAACGGAGAATGA
- a CDS encoding DUF3999 family protein, protein MTPLRVLVAGLLCAGGLALAPAAQAGADGFTVERRLQPGASGPNRVALDEELLARAKPVRYADTAPGAPPVAGLEDLRFFDAGGREVPYLLMLPRAARERSLDGAVLAILPTKNESGFEVDLGAVENVDRLTLEGLPSPLLKRFRLEGSGDRRRWVALIPEGTVFDLPAEGLRLLDAEFSAGPYRFLRWTWNDATSGRVRPPTSARVRLLERSEPPPATTVRLAVERRPSEPRVSRFHLRLPGRDLPIDALVLEVAPGDLLRQATVTEPRFATRGVEPAPLGEAVLRRSSHAGQVAAALAIPIVRPRESGLDLTVQDGDSGPLRLDGAVARLRPLPWIYFESPDGAEIVARFGKPSAMAPRYDLEASRGAAASAIAATATWGASRVENASPSAASALAPPMGGTLATGAFRFERVLAATGDGLLQLPLDAAVLAHAHGLADLRLVTDDGTQVPFLLERRAEPLEIRLAIDSARRADGSAGTGGPTEGTVSRYTILLPFAGLPASRLAIATSSRLFAREVVLQAAVVDAATGGERWNVVAHLAWRHTDPELEAPELAIDLPALAGDRLRVEVEEGDNSPLPLSGARLLLPSWRLRFFGTGTPLRLLYGDSRLAPPRYDLELLAPRLVGVEGRELVLPDERPLAAGNTPMRSGRWFWIGLGGAVLVLLALLARLLRGAPPAAANS, encoded by the coding sequence TTGACTCCACTGCGAGTGCTGGTCGCCGGCCTCTTGTGCGCCGGAGGTTTGGCGCTTGCTCCAGCCGCTCAGGCGGGCGCCGACGGTTTCACGGTCGAGCGTCGCCTGCAGCCCGGCGCCAGCGGTCCGAACCGGGTCGCGCTGGACGAGGAGCTCCTGGCGCGAGCGAAGCCGGTTCGCTATGCCGACACCGCCCCCGGGGCGCCGCCGGTCGCGGGCCTGGAGGACCTTCGCTTCTTCGACGCCGGCGGGCGTGAGGTGCCGTACCTTCTCATGCTGCCGCGGGCCGCCAGGGAACGGTCGCTCGATGGTGCCGTGTTGGCGATCTTGCCCACCAAGAACGAGAGTGGCTTCGAAGTCGATCTGGGAGCGGTCGAGAACGTCGACCGACTGACGCTCGAAGGGCTGCCATCACCGCTCCTCAAGCGCTTCCGGCTGGAGGGCAGCGGCGACCGCCGGCGCTGGGTAGCGCTGATCCCCGAAGGCACGGTCTTCGACCTGCCGGCCGAGGGGCTGCGTCTGCTGGATGCGGAGTTTTCTGCTGGTCCCTACCGCTTTCTGCGCTGGACCTGGAACGACGCCACGAGCGGCCGGGTACGGCCGCCGACTTCGGCCCGGGTCCGTCTGCTCGAGCGCTCCGAGCCGCCGCCGGCGACAACCGTCCGGCTCGCCGTCGAGCGCCGGCCGAGCGAGCCGCGCGTCAGCCGCTTCCACCTTCGTCTTCCCGGTCGTGATCTGCCGATCGACGCTCTGGTGCTCGAAGTGGCTCCGGGCGACTTGCTCCGGCAGGCCACCGTCACGGAGCCGCGTTTCGCCACCAGGGGCGTCGAGCCGGCACCCCTCGGCGAGGCCGTGCTGCGGCGCTCGTCGCATGCCGGGCAGGTGGCCGCGGCACTCGCGATTCCGATCGTGCGGCCGCGCGAGTCCGGGCTCGATCTCACGGTCCAGGACGGCGACAGCGGGCCTCTGCGACTGGACGGCGCGGTGGCGCGCCTGCGCCCGTTGCCGTGGATCTACTTCGAGAGCCCGGACGGGGCCGAGATCGTGGCCCGTTTCGGCAAGCCGTCGGCGATGGCGCCGCGCTACGACCTCGAGGCTTCGCGCGGAGCGGCTGCGTCCGCCATCGCAGCGACGGCGACCTGGGGTGCCTCGCGGGTCGAGAACGCCTCGCCGTCCGCGGCCTCCGCCCTCGCGCCGCCCATGGGCGGAACGCTCGCGACCGGCGCCTTCCGCTTCGAGCGCGTCCTGGCGGCGACCGGCGATGGGCTTCTGCAGCTGCCGCTCGACGCGGCAGTGTTGGCGCATGCCCACGGGCTCGCCGATCTGCGACTGGTGACGGACGACGGCACGCAGGTGCCGTTTCTGCTCGAGCGGCGCGCCGAGCCGCTGGAGATTCGCCTGGCGATCGACTCCGCGCGCAGAGCGGATGGGAGCGCAGGAACTGGCGGTCCGACAGAGGGCACGGTCTCGCGGTACACGATCCTGCTCCCATTCGCCGGGCTCCCGGCGTCGCGACTAGCGATCGCGACGTCGTCGCGGCTCTTCGCTCGCGAGGTCGTTCTGCAGGCGGCAGTCGTCGATGCGGCAACGGGTGGCGAGCGTTGGAATGTGGTGGCGCACCTCGCCTGGCGCCATACGGATCCGGAGCTCGAAGCGCCGGAGCTGGCGATCGACCTTCCGGCGCTCGCGGGCGACCGTCTCCGCGTCGAGGTGGAGGAGGGAGACAACAGCCCGCTGCCCCTCTCCGGCGCGCGGCTCCTGCTGCCTTCGTGGAGGCTGCGGTTCTTCGGTACCGGCACGCCCTTGCGACTTCTCTACGGCGACTCCCGGCTCGCCCCGCCCCGCTACGACCTCGAGCTGCTCGCGCCGCGACTGGTCGGAGTCGAGGGCAGGGAGCTCGTGTTACCCGACGAACGGCCGCTCGCCGCCGGGAACACGCCCATGCGGTCGGGGCGCTGGTTCTGGATCGGACTGGGCGGTGCTGTGCTCGTGCTGCTCGCGCTGCTCGCGCGACTCCTGCGCGGCGCGCCGCCAGCCGCTGCGAACTCCTAG